The sequence GAAGCGGTCGGCGAGTGCCGCGACGATGGCAGCGCCGGTCGGCGTCACCCGCTCACCTTCGCCGATGTCCGGGCCGACGGGAATCCCCTCCATGAGCCTCGCGGTGGCCGGGGCTGGTACCGGGAGAAGGCCGTGCGCCGTCTTCACGAAGCCGCGCCCGTAGGGGAGCGCCGAGGCGCAGACCCGTTCGATCCCGAGGTAGTCGAGGCCGATGGCGGTTCCGACGATGTCCACGATGGAGTCGATGGCGCCCACCTCGTGGAAGTGCACCCGTTCGAGAGGCACCCCATGCACGGCGGACTCGGCCTGGGCGAGTTTGAGGAAGATGCGCCCGGCAAGCTCCTTCACCCGGGGCTTCAGCCCGGATTTATCGATCATCGCTGCGATGCCGCTGTAGTGGCGGTGCGGTTGATCCGACTCGATGCAGGTCACCTTGAAGGAGGTGCCGGCGACGCCGTGGCGTTCCGTTTTGTGCGACTCCAGGGTGTAACCCGAGAGGGGGAGCGCGGAGAGCTCCCGTTGCAGCGTCTCTAGGGGAAGCCCGAGCTCGATCATGGCGGCCACGGTCATGTCGCCTGCGATACCGGCGAAACAGTCGAAATATAGAACCCTCATCCGTGCACCCTGTTCATGAGGCTCGCGGCGTAGGCCGCCCCGAAGCCGTTGTCTATGTTCACCACGGTCACCCCGGCGGCGCAGGAGTTCAGCATCCCGAGCAGGGCGGCGACCCCGCCGAAGGAGGCGCCGTAGCCGACCGAGGTAGGGACGGCGATTACCGGCTTGTCCACGAGCCCACCCACCACCGAGGGGAGCGCCCCCTCCATGCCGGCCACCACGATGATCACCGCGGCCTCGGAGAGCGTCCCACGGCGCGCCAGCAGCCGGTGCAGGCCGGCCACCCCCACGTCGTAGACCTTCTCCACCTCGTTCCCCATGAGCTCTGCGGTGAGCACCGCCTCGGCCGCCACCGGGATGTCGGAGGTGCCGGCGCAGACCACGAGCACCTTGCCCCTTCCGCGCCGCTCCACCGGGTGCTGCTCGATGGTGAGCGCGCGCGCGTCGGCATGGTAGACCGCCTGGGGGAAGGACTCCATGAGCTTCGCCCCTTTGGCGCGGTTCACCCGCGTCGCGAGGACGTTGCCGCCTTTCTCGAGCAGCGCCTGGATGATGGTGCGCATCTGGGGGATACTCTTGCCCTGTCCGAAGATGACTTCAGGGAAGCCCTGGCGCAACGTGCGGTGGTGGTCCACCGTGGCGCAGCCCAGGTCCTCGAAGGGGAGGTGCTTCAGTTTCTCCAGGGCGTTCGCTACGTCTACCGAGCCGTCTCGCACGTCCTGCAGTATCTTCTCAATCGTTTTGCTTTGCATGAATCTGGTACTGCCTCCGCAGGTTGGAAAATAGCATTAAGGCTAGCATAGAAACTGCCGCTACGCTGCTAAAAAATGTGATTTTGGCAGGGATGGGGGATTTTTCTGACAAAGCAGGCCGCTGATACGGGGGTGGTGTGACAAATCGCCGTGCTAAAAGGGGAAATGCCTATGGGGATGGGGCCGATGCCAGACTCAGGAAGGCCTTGTTCCTTTCCTGGAAGGCGCACTCACGCCGTCTCTCTTTCTCTGTGCCTCCATCACGCTGCGCAGGATCCGGTTGGCCCGCGTCTGATACCCTTTTCCGCCTTCCTTGAGCCATGTCACCACGTCGGAATCAAGCCGTATCGTGATGGCCTGCTTGGCGGGGGTCAAGGTAGCTTTCTCGAAGAAATCATCTCCCAGTTCCGGAATGTCCGAGTAGTCGATTTCCTCTTCCCTGATTGCATCAACCCTTGCCCAGTCTGTTTGCGACGGCGTTTTCGAATCTCTCTTTTTCACGTATGTTCGCCTTTCTCAGTGAAATTATCCGTATGGTGTCGGTGCCCCTGCAAGTGTACACGGCAACCATTACGCGGTTTTTGATGCAGCCCATGACAATGAAGCGGGGTTCTCCATAGTCTCTGCGTTCATCCCTGATCTCGAGGTGGTTTCCCTGAAAGATCTCAGCTGCGTCGGCAAAGTCGCAGCCATGCTTCACCAGGTTTAGCGCGCCTTTTCTCTCATCCCAATCGAGCTTCATTCCCTGCCTTATTGTATGTACGTGTGTAATTACAGTCAAGTGGCGGCTACCCTGGGAAGGGGTTATATCGCATTTATGTTTGCGAACCGGCTCCCCCTGTTGTAGCTTTTGAGCCTGTTTGAGCCGGAAAGGAGGAGGGATATGGGAGACAAGGAAAACGGGATGAAGGTGGCGCTCGTGACGGGTGCGGGGCGCGGTATCGGTTACGGGATCGCTAAAAAGCTGCTTTCGGAGGGGTATGCGGTGGTGCTGGCGGATATCGACGGGGCGTCGGCGGATGCTGCCGCGGATGGCCTCGCCGCGCCGGAGCGTCTGCTTGCCCTGCAGGCGGACGTCTCGGACGAGCAGTCGGTGCTCTCCATGGTAGAGCGGAGCGTCGCCCGCTTCGGCCTGCTCGATCTGCTGGTGAACAACGCCGCGCTCGCGGGCGCCCACGCCGCTCCCGTGCACGAGCTACCGCTTGAGCAGTGGAGCCGGGTCATCGCCACCAACCTGACCGGCGTGTTCCTCTGCGCGAAGCACGCGGTGCCGCATTTGAAGAAAAGCCGCGGCAGCATCGTCAACATCTCTTCGACCCGTGCCCTGCAGTCGGAGGCGGACACCGAGGCGTACTCGGCAAGCAAGGGGGGCGTCGTGGCGCTCACCCACGCCCTTGCCATGAGCCTCGGGCCGGAGGTGCGGGTGAACTGCGTCAGTCCGGGGTGGATCCACAACGGTGCGGAGTCGGAGCTAAGCCCCGCCGATCACGCCCAGCACCCGGTCGGCCGGGTGGGACGCGCTGACGACATCGCGGAACTGGTCGCTTGCCTTGCCTCGACCCGGGCGGGCTTCATCACCGGCCAGAACTTCGTCGTCGACGGCGGCATGACCCGCAAGATGATCTACGCCGACTAGCGCCTCAGTGGCGCCGCAGCAAGGGGAACTTTAGCCTGTGGTGCGGTCGGCAGATACCCGTACGGCAGGTACAGGGGCGGCGGAGAAATCGAAGAAGCGGTCGGCGAGACCGAGGTCCACGTCGGTAACTTCACAATAAATGGCGGTGCCGAGGAAAAGAAAAAAGGGTACGGCTAGATGCCGTACCCAGAAGTTTCCATCCAGTTTCGATTCCGCTAGCGTATCCGGTTCAGCCTGTGCTGGTAGAGGTAATCCGCCCCCTGGTAGTAGGCGAGCATGTCGGTCAGCATGGCGTCCGAGACCGGCTCTGCTTGCGCTTTGCCGCTCTTTCTGTCCACCTTGTATTGTGCCGCGTACTGCTGGGGGCCGAGCACGAGGAGCCTGTCCTCGGTGAGGTACCCAAGCTTCTGATAGGTCGACACAAAGGCGCGCGGGGCCTCTTTGGAATCCTTCAGTACGTCCCGCCCAAGGAAGTCACTCTTATAGCTCATATTCATCAGGCCGAGGACGGTCGGTGCCACGTCGATCTGGCTCATCATCCTGTCGACGCGCGCGGGTTTCACGTGGGCCGGGGAGTAGACGAGGAGCGGGATCTCGTACTTCTTGATCGGGATGTCCGTTTTCCCCGCGCTGCTCGCGCAGTGGTCCGCGACGATGACGAAGACGGTGTCCTTGAACCACGGCTTGCTGCTCGCTTCGGCCACGAGCCTGCCGATCGCGTAATCGGCGTATTTGACCCCGCCCTTTCTGCCACCGCTTTTCGAAGGGATGTCGATGCGGCCGGCGGGGTAGGTGAAGGGGCGATGGTTCGAGGTGGTCATCACCATGGAGAAGAAGGGCTTCTTCGCGGCGTAAGATTTGTCCCCCTCGCGGATCACCTTGCGGAAGAGGTCCTCGTCGCATACCCCCCAGACGTTGGAAAAGGTCACCTCGTTCTTGGCGAAGTCCTGACGGTCCACGATCGAGTAACCGTTGCCGGAGAAGAAGGCGTTCATGTTGTCGAAGTAGCCGTGCCCCGCGTAGATGAACTTGGACTCGTATCCCTTGCCGTTCAGGATTTCACCCCAGGAGCGGAACCCGCCGTTGTTCGGACGTTTGACGATCGACGTCCCCGGCAGGGGGGGGATGGAGAGGGTGAGCGCCTCCAGGCCGCGGATGGTGCGGGTGCCGTTGGCGTAGAGGTTGGTGAAAAGAAGCGACTGGGAGGCAAGGCGGTCCAGGTTCGGCGTCAGGTGGTCTTTGTTGCCGAAGACGCCCAGGTATTCGCCGGAGAGGCTCTCCTCGGTGATCACCACCAGGTTAAGCCGTTTTTCCGGACCTTCGCCGCGGATCTCCCTGGTGAAGCGCTCGGACTTAGGGTCGGCGAAGCGGTTGTTTCTCTCGGCCACCAGGGTCCTCAAGCGCGCGTTCACCTTGTCCTGAGGCAGGGTGCGGTAGAACCTCGTAAAGGAAAGCTCGTTGTTCACGAACGCGGCGAAGAGGTTGTAGACCCCGTTGCCGGCGATCTCGTTGGCGAAGTTGTTCTGTGAGATCGCCGATTGCGAGATGTTGACCA is a genomic window of Geomonas ferrireducens containing:
- the larC gene encoding nickel pincer cofactor biosynthesis protein LarC, encoding MRVLYFDCFAGIAGDMTVAAMIELGLPLETLQRELSALPLSGYTLESHKTERHGVAGTSFKVTCIESDQPHRHYSGIAAMIDKSGLKPRVKELAGRIFLKLAQAESAVHGVPLERVHFHEVGAIDSIVDIVGTAIGLDYLGIERVCASALPYGRGFVKTAHGLLPVPAPATARLMEGIPVGPDIGEGERVTPTGAAIVAALADRFGAPPAMTVKGTGYGAGEKDFPELPNLLRLVLGEEATPGAAQEVLVLETHIDDMPAEIFGFLMERLMEAGALDVAFSPLQMKKNRPGTRLTVIAKPADLERLSAIVLSESSAIGLRYYPANRIVAQRRVESRETSVGRVSVKVLGDGRVTPEYDSCRAVALEKGMPLIDVYRIVERECSKG
- the larB gene encoding nickel pincer cofactor biosynthesis protein LarB; this translates as MQSKTIEKILQDVRDGSVDVANALEKLKHLPFEDLGCATVDHHRTLRQGFPEVIFGQGKSIPQMRTIIQALLEKGGNVLATRVNRAKGAKLMESFPQAVYHADARALTIEQHPVERRGRGKVLVVCAGTSDIPVAAEAVLTAELMGNEVEKVYDVGVAGLHRLLARRGTLSEAAVIIVVAGMEGALPSVVGGLVDKPVIAVPTSVGYGASFGGVAALLGMLNSCAAGVTVVNIDNGFGAAYAASLMNRVHG
- a CDS encoding BrnA antitoxin family protein, with protein sequence MKKRDSKTPSQTDWARVDAIREEEIDYSDIPELGDDFFEKATLTPAKQAITIRLDSDVVTWLKEGGKGYQTRANRILRSVMEAQRKRDGVSAPSRKGTRPS
- a CDS encoding BrnT family toxin → MKLDWDERKGALNLVKHGCDFADAAEIFQGNHLEIRDERRDYGEPRFIVMGCIKNRVMVAVYTCRGTDTIRIISLRKANIREKERFENAVANRLGKG
- a CDS encoding SDR family oxidoreductase is translated as MGDKENGMKVALVTGAGRGIGYGIAKKLLSEGYAVVLADIDGASADAAADGLAAPERLLALQADVSDEQSVLSMVERSVARFGLLDLLVNNAALAGAHAAPVHELPLEQWSRVIATNLTGVFLCAKHAVPHLKKSRGSIVNISSTRALQSEADTEAYSASKGGVVALTHALAMSLGPEVRVNCVSPGWIHNGAESELSPADHAQHPVGRVGRADDIAELVACLASTRAGFITGQNFVVDGGMTRKMIYAD
- a CDS encoding LTA synthase family protein, whose amino-acid sequence is MPQRRLGLVALVSCTFLSVNAAIRIMLLSMAPKGSGLKLSLILKAACTGFYFDLATLAYALIPLALYLIVMPRRVTTHRWHVWGVRVLFALFVSVLVFDICAEYLFFDEFGTRFNFIAVDYLLYTTEVIGNIKESYPLPVIFSGIATVAVAASWFLRRAIARGAEVTFNGTYHKIGAVLLIAPLLSYGVVNISQSAISQNNFANEIAGNGVYNLFAAFVNNELSFTRFYRTLPQDKVNARLRTLVAERNNRFADPKSERFTREIRGEGPEKRLNLVVITEESLSGEYLGVFGNKDHLTPNLDRLASQSLLFTNLYANGTRTIRGLEALTLSIPPLPGTSIVKRPNNGGFRSWGEILNGKGYESKFIYAGHGYFDNMNAFFSGNGYSIVDRQDFAKNEVTFSNVWGVCDEDLFRKVIREGDKSYAAKKPFFSMVMTTSNHRPFTYPAGRIDIPSKSGGRKGGVKYADYAIGRLVAEASSKPWFKDTVFVIVADHCASSAGKTDIPIKKYEIPLLVYSPAHVKPARVDRMMSQIDVAPTVLGLMNMSYKSDFLGRDVLKDSKEAPRAFVSTYQKLGYLTEDRLLVLGPQQYAAQYKVDRKSGKAQAEPVSDAMLTDMLAYYQGADYLYQHRLNRIR